In Mycolicibacterium phocaicum, one DNA window encodes the following:
- a CDS encoding maleylpyruvate isomerase family mycothiol-dependent enzyme: protein MPAQRSMMDLAYDERRDLAAYLRTLSDAQWQAPTLCTEWSVKDVVSHVVSYEELSIVGLLQRFARGRIVRANEVGVRDFASYTPAQLMDFLEAHLRPQGLTSGFGGMIGLVDATVHHQDIRRALGDPRTIPAERLERILPTIPGNPRLGAGRRVRGLRLRATDVTWEHGSGPEVLGTGEALLMAMTGRPAAVDELDGAGQPVLAARLR from the coding sequence ATGCCCGCGCAGCGTTCCATGATGGACCTGGCATACGACGAGCGTCGCGACCTCGCCGCCTATCTGCGGACCCTGTCCGACGCGCAGTGGCAGGCGCCCACACTGTGCACCGAGTGGTCGGTGAAAGACGTTGTCTCCCATGTCGTGAGTTACGAGGAGCTCAGCATCGTCGGCCTGTTGCAGCGCTTCGCCCGGGGCCGGATCGTGCGCGCCAATGAGGTCGGCGTGCGCGATTTCGCGAGCTACACCCCCGCGCAGTTGATGGACTTCCTCGAGGCCCACCTGCGTCCGCAAGGGCTCACATCCGGCTTCGGCGGCATGATCGGACTGGTGGACGCGACGGTCCACCACCAGGACATCCGCCGGGCGCTGGGAGACCCGCGCACCATCCCCGCCGAACGCCTCGAACGCATCCTGCCGACGATCCCGGGCAATCCGCGGCTCGGTGCGGGCAGGCGGGTCCGGGGGTTGCGTCTGCGGGCCACCGACGTGACGTGGGAGCACGGCAGCGGACCCGAGGTCCTGGGCACGGGCGAGGCATTGCTGATGGCGATGACCGGACGCCCGGCGGCTGTCGATGAACTGGACGGCGCGGGTCAGCCCGTTCTCGCGGCGAGATTGCGGTAA
- the cynR gene encoding transcriptional regulator CynR has translation MAGLELRHLRYLLAVAEHGNFSHAAEELYVSQPTLSQQIKQLEAMVGVQLLDRGGRTVRLTDAGAAFAERARSALRELAAAERAIEDVQDLSRGHLRLGITPTFITYLIGPLTAELYARHPGISLTVVETSQDSIEAGLLADELDVGIAFVGAPVPGIDFAALFTEHLGLVTSGPRAGNLPSPLPVHAMDDVELALLSSDFLTRTHIDTYFAAHHVDPRIIVEANSVQALTEIVQRTPLATVLPDAVTHDHPHLTPVPLDPPIPTRTVAILRRAGGYHSAAASAFVQLTHELVADRGYAPPG, from the coding sequence ATGGCCGGACTCGAGCTCCGTCACCTGCGGTATCTCCTCGCCGTCGCCGAGCACGGCAACTTTTCCCACGCCGCCGAGGAGCTATATGTGTCGCAACCCACGCTCTCCCAGCAGATCAAACAGCTGGAAGCCATGGTCGGCGTCCAGCTGCTCGATCGCGGGGGCCGCACCGTCCGACTGACGGATGCCGGCGCCGCGTTCGCCGAGCGCGCCCGAAGCGCCCTGCGCGAACTGGCCGCCGCCGAACGTGCCATCGAGGACGTCCAAGACCTCTCGCGCGGGCATCTGCGCCTGGGCATCACCCCGACGTTCATCACCTATCTCATCGGCCCGCTGACCGCCGAGCTGTACGCGCGCCATCCCGGGATCAGCCTGACCGTCGTCGAGACGTCCCAGGACAGCATCGAAGCCGGCCTCCTCGCCGACGAGCTCGACGTGGGCATCGCGTTCGTCGGGGCTCCCGTGCCCGGCATCGACTTCGCGGCGCTGTTCACCGAGCACCTCGGCCTCGTGACCAGCGGGCCGCGGGCCGGGAACCTGCCGTCCCCATTGCCGGTCCACGCTATGGACGACGTCGAGCTGGCGCTGCTCAGCAGTGACTTCCTCACCCGGACCCACATCGACACCTATTTCGCGGCGCACCATGTCGACCCGCGGATCATCGTCGAAGCCAACTCCGTCCAGGCCCTCACCGAGATCGTGCAGCGCACGCCGCTGGCGACCGTCCTGCCGGATGCCGTCACCCACGACCATCCGCACCTGACGCCGGTGCCGCTGGACCCGCCGATACCGACCCGGACCGTCGCCATCCTGCGCCGCGCCGGCGGCTATCACAGCGCGGCCGCGTCGGCGTTCGTCCAGCTCACGCACGAACTCGTCGCGGATCGCGGCTACGCGCCGCCCGGGTGA
- a CDS encoding YncE family protein encodes MSNAKYVGRVGGLAVALGVGVAIASTPGTAWADDAANPGATSAPAPHAATDAAGTKKPGVKTGKTKRLGKASSEKQRTAKPEPTAADGPVTSQTTAKTVTGSTKKPTPRAIQADVETTPAPSPRTVAATAVATSAVTSTPAATSTPAANNGAVSLMSASTLDSSATGGPAAPDFSPVAAVLAAWGTRTRVETQTKPAAVTSTSQPVVATAAQPVPTAAQPVPTAATTTVPSPWLNYSKSISVGTNPTAEVMGADGRLYVANTGSNTVSVINTATGKRIDANPSWFSQDIAVGTAPSALALSPDGTRLYVANSGSGTVSVINTVGYKRIDANPSTTSKDITVGTAPSALTVGADGRIYVANKGSDSVSVIDPTTYSVTGTIGVGTQPTALALGTGKVYVANQGSNTVSVLDTSTLGVTSIAVGTPPSALALGTGGKLYVAAQNGTLSTIDTATNTLSPNIIGVGPAPSSVAVSADGSVAYVANGNDTVSVINTGTSAVVSTVRFDTDATGGHAVAVAPNGAVYVSDAADRTVRVLVQPSLIATSVTKIGSVGVTGVGSTVLSNDGTRALVITGPAPTSTTSTTRVAVIDTATGKQVGSTVSIAGKPVVPAFSADGTRAVITAAGTTATQLAVIDLATGKQTGTTLTLPGAVGVQLLSADGSRALTTTYGTGITQVAVLNTLTGAQTGATVSVTGNQLEAPVLNADRTRALITTSRPIWEAPDTTRIAVLDTTTGTQLGTTVEIAGNEVAPPALNADGSRAAISTQIGDFASGYTTQATILNVATGSQIGTTQGLEGQAVYGAPVFNAAGNRVAFLARTEDPTNTFTTRLAVLDAVTGNPVGTGLVVDGDGARDLSADRTRIVVTATSTDPGTQVTTTRLATVDLATGNQVGDVTLPGTWHALLMTPDGGRAVTISGDNTATHAAVIDTLTGAQTGTTLNLVGSEFGSRLISLDGSRALIVTAVYNGATSVNTERLTVLDTTTGAQVGSTVALTGFLNGGVQYSADTGRAVAVTTSSNFNTTGVPTTQVAVIDTTTGFQAGSTINLKLENGYAVLSGGGNRAVVSAGSQLVVINTANGTQVGGALTGIGSSPLLTGDGSRALTTAVSYNFWTRTYTTTSRVLKIV; translated from the coding sequence ATGAGCAACGCCAAGTACGTAGGCCGGGTCGGGGGGTTGGCGGTGGCACTCGGGGTCGGTGTCGCGATCGCGAGTACACCGGGCACGGCGTGGGCTGACGACGCCGCGAATCCAGGAGCCACGTCGGCGCCGGCACCGCACGCCGCGACGGACGCGGCCGGCACCAAGAAGCCCGGCGTCAAGACAGGCAAGACGAAACGCCTGGGCAAGGCGAGCAGCGAGAAGCAGCGCACCGCGAAACCCGAACCGACGGCGGCGGACGGTCCCGTGACGTCGCAGACGACGGCGAAGACCGTCACGGGGTCCACGAAGAAACCCACACCGCGGGCCATCCAGGCCGACGTGGAAACCACGCCGGCCCCGTCACCGCGGACAGTGGCCGCCACGGCCGTCGCGACCTCGGCAGTCACGTCCACCCCCGCGGCCACGTCCACGCCGGCCGCCAACAACGGCGCAGTCAGTCTGATGTCGGCGTCGACGCTCGACTCGTCGGCAACCGGTGGTCCCGCCGCGCCGGACTTCTCGCCGGTGGCCGCCGTGCTGGCAGCCTGGGGCACCCGCACCCGCGTGGAGACTCAGACGAAACCCGCGGCCGTCACGTCGACGAGTCAGCCCGTCGTCGCCACCGCCGCGCAGCCCGTCCCCACGGCCGCGCAGCCGGTCCCCACCGCCGCGACGACGACCGTCCCGTCACCGTGGCTGAACTACTCCAAGTCGATCTCGGTGGGCACCAATCCCACCGCCGAGGTGATGGGCGCCGACGGACGGCTCTACGTCGCCAACACCGGCAGCAACACGGTGTCGGTGATCAACACCGCCACGGGGAAACGGATCGACGCCAATCCGAGCTGGTTCTCGCAGGACATCGCGGTGGGCACCGCGCCCAGCGCGCTGGCGCTGAGTCCCGACGGCACCCGGTTGTACGTCGCCAACAGCGGCAGCGGGACGGTGTCGGTCATCAACACCGTCGGCTACAAACGGATCGACGCCAATCCGAGCACGACGTCCAAGGACATCACCGTGGGCACCGCGCCCAGCGCGTTGACGGTCGGCGCGGACGGCCGAATCTATGTGGCCAACAAGGGCAGCGACTCGGTGTCGGTCATCGACCCCACCACCTACAGCGTCACCGGCACCATCGGAGTCGGCACCCAGCCCACCGCCCTCGCGCTCGGCACCGGCAAGGTGTACGTCGCCAACCAGGGCAGCAACACCGTCTCGGTGCTCGACACCAGCACGCTCGGCGTCACCAGCATCGCGGTCGGCACGCCGCCCAGTGCCCTGGCCCTCGGCACCGGCGGCAAGCTGTATGTCGCGGCCCAGAACGGCACCCTGTCCACGATCGACACCGCCACGAACACCTTGTCGCCCAACATAATTGGGGTCGGACCTGCCCCCAGCTCGGTGGCCGTCAGCGCCGACGGCAGCGTCGCCTATGTCGCCAACGGCAATGACACCGTCTCGGTGATCAACACGGGCACCTCGGCCGTCGTCAGCACGGTCCGGTTCGACACCGACGCCACCGGCGGTCATGCCGTCGCCGTCGCGCCCAATGGAGCGGTCTACGTCAGTGACGCCGCCGACCGCACAGTGCGGGTGCTCGTGCAGCCGTCGCTCATCGCGACGTCGGTGACGAAGATCGGGAGCGTCGGCGTCACCGGTGTCGGCTCGACCGTGTTGAGCAATGACGGCACCCGCGCACTGGTCATCACCGGGCCCGCCCCGACCTCGACCACCAGCACCACCCGCGTCGCGGTGATCGACACCGCGACCGGCAAGCAGGTCGGCAGCACGGTGTCGATCGCCGGCAAGCCCGTCGTACCGGCGTTCAGCGCCGACGGTACGCGGGCCGTCATCACCGCGGCCGGCACCACGGCAACGCAGCTGGCAGTGATCGACCTCGCGACCGGCAAGCAGACCGGCACCACTCTCACCCTGCCGGGCGCGGTCGGCGTGCAGCTGCTGTCTGCCGACGGCAGTCGCGCCCTGACCACCACGTACGGCACGGGCATCACCCAGGTAGCGGTGCTCAACACGCTCACCGGCGCTCAGACCGGCGCCACCGTCTCCGTCACCGGTAACCAGTTGGAGGCGCCCGTCCTCAACGCCGACCGCACCCGCGCGCTGATCACCACCAGCCGCCCGATCTGGGAAGCCCCGGACACCACGCGGATCGCCGTGCTCGACACGACGACCGGCACACAACTCGGCACCACCGTCGAGATCGCGGGCAACGAGGTGGCCCCGCCGGCGCTGAACGCCGACGGCAGCCGCGCGGCGATCTCCACCCAGATCGGCGATTTCGCGTCGGGCTACACCACGCAGGCGACGATCCTGAACGTCGCGACCGGCTCGCAGATCGGCACCACGCAAGGCCTTGAAGGCCAGGCCGTCTACGGCGCACCGGTGTTCAACGCCGCCGGCAATCGCGTCGCCTTCCTGGCCCGCACCGAGGACCCGACCAACACGTTCACCACCCGGCTCGCGGTTCTCGACGCCGTCACCGGCAACCCGGTCGGCACCGGTCTCGTCGTCGACGGCGACGGCGCTCGTGACCTCAGTGCCGACCGGACGCGCATCGTGGTCACCGCGACGTCTACCGACCCCGGCACCCAGGTGACGACCACCAGGCTCGCGACCGTCGACCTCGCCACCGGCAACCAGGTCGGCGACGTCACCCTGCCCGGCACCTGGCACGCGCTGCTGATGACGCCCGACGGCGGCCGCGCCGTGACCATAAGCGGCGACAACACCGCGACGCACGCGGCCGTGATCGACACCCTCACCGGCGCCCAGACCGGCACGACGCTGAACCTCGTCGGCAGCGAATTCGGCTCCCGGCTGATCAGTCTCGACGGCAGCCGGGCACTCATCGTCACAGCGGTCTACAACGGGGCGACGAGCGTCAACACCGAGCGGTTGACGGTGCTCGACACCACAACCGGCGCCCAGGTCGGCAGCACCGTGGCGCTCACCGGTTTCCTCAACGGCGGGGTGCAGTACAGCGCCGACACCGGGCGTGCCGTGGCCGTCACGACCAGCAGCAATTTCAATACCACTGGCGTGCCCACCACGCAGGTGGCAGTGATCGATACGACCACCGGCTTCCAGGCCGGCAGCACCATCAACCTCAAGCTCGAGAACGGCTACGCGGTGCTCAGCGGTGGCGGCAACCGGGCGGTCGTCAGCGCGGGCAGCCAACTGGTGGTCATCAACACCGCGAACGGCACGCAGGTCGGTGGCGCCCTCACCGGGATCGGCAGCAGTCCGCTGCTGACCGGCGACGGTAGCCGGGCTCTGACCACCGCGGTGTCCTACAACTTCTGGACCCGCACGTACACCACGACGTCGCGGGTGCTGAAGATCGTCTAG
- the cynS gene encoding cyanase has translation MIHAQFDPTARQLLAATAVEAKTRKDLSWQQIADAAGLSVAFTTAAVLGQHALPEESAKAVGGLLGLDDAAVRLLQTIPTRGSIPGGVPTDPTIYRFYEMLQVYGTTLKALVHEQFGDGIISAINFRLDVKKVADPDGGERAVITLDGKYLPTVPF, from the coding sequence ATGATCCACGCACAGTTCGACCCGACCGCCCGTCAGCTCCTGGCCGCCACGGCCGTTGAAGCCAAGACCCGTAAGGACCTGTCCTGGCAGCAGATCGCCGACGCCGCCGGCCTGTCGGTCGCCTTCACGACGGCCGCAGTCCTCGGTCAGCACGCGCTCCCCGAGGAGTCGGCCAAGGCCGTCGGTGGCCTGCTGGGGCTGGACGATGCCGCGGTGCGGTTGCTGCAGACCATCCCGACCCGCGGCTCGATCCCCGGCGGCGTGCCCACCGACCCGACCATCTACCGCTTCTACGAGATGCTGCAGGTCTACGGCACGACGCTCAAGGCCCTGGTCCACGAGCAGTTCGGCGACGGCATCATCTCCGCCATCAACTTCCGGCTCGATGTGAAGAAGGTTGCTGATCCCGATGGTGGCGAACGCGCCGTCATCACCCTGGACGGCAAGTACCTGCCAACTGTGCCGTTCTGA
- the arr gene encoding NAD(+)--rifampin ADP-ribosyltransferase, translating to MTNTPKPFELHESGALLHGTKADLAIGDLLVPGRASNYEEGRVSNHVYVTRTLDAAAWGAELAAGDGRGRIYLVEPVGELEDDPNVTDKKLPGNPTHSYRTREPVRVVGELTDWVGHSPEQIQVMRDGLADLQRRGLAVIYD from the coding sequence ATGACGAACACACCGAAACCTTTCGAACTGCATGAGTCGGGCGCGCTGCTGCACGGCACCAAAGCCGATCTCGCGATCGGGGATCTGCTGGTGCCGGGTCGCGCATCGAACTACGAAGAGGGCCGGGTCTCGAACCACGTCTACGTCACGCGGACGCTGGACGCCGCGGCATGGGGTGCCGAACTCGCGGCCGGTGACGGCCGGGGGCGCATCTACCTCGTCGAGCCGGTCGGCGAGTTGGAGGACGACCCCAACGTGACGGACAAGAAGCTGCCCGGCAACCCGACGCACTCCTACCGCACCCGGGAACCGGTACGCGTCGTCGGGGAACTGACCGACTGGGTCGGGCACTCCCCCGAGCAGATTCAGGTGATGCGCGACGGGCTGGCCGACCTCCAACGACGCGGCCTCGCCGTCATCTACGACTGA
- a CDS encoding ArsR/SmtB family transcription factor codes for MTTYQTADPWAALADRTRRTIFKRLADGPLAVGELAEGLPVSRPAVSQHLKVLRCAGLVTDRQVGTRRLYQVDPRGVEALRAELDVFWDKALAAFKQIADEEGKQP; via the coding sequence GTGACCACTTACCAAACAGCCGACCCGTGGGCCGCTCTCGCCGACCGCACGCGACGGACGATCTTCAAGCGATTGGCCGACGGGCCTCTCGCGGTCGGCGAACTGGCCGAAGGACTGCCGGTGAGCCGACCGGCGGTGTCCCAGCACCTCAAGGTGCTGCGCTGCGCCGGGCTGGTGACGGACCGCCAAGTGGGCACGCGACGCCTGTACCAAGTTGATCCCCGCGGCGTCGAGGCCCTGCGGGCCGAGTTGGACGTGTTCTGGGACAAGGCATTGGCGGCGTTCAAGCAGATCGCCGACGAGGAAGGAAAGCAGCCATGA
- a CDS encoding SRPBCC family protein, producing MTTEVAPIRKSVVVDAPIDKAFALFVGRFDAIKPRDHNLLAVPIAETVFETHVGGHIYDVGTDGSTCRWARVLAYEPPGRVLFSWDIGPTWQVESDPGKTSEVEVRFTAESDGRTRVDLEHRHLERHGAGWRSVADGVDGEAGWPLYLNRYHDIVAEEA from the coding sequence ATGACGACCGAGGTGGCACCGATTCGCAAGAGCGTCGTCGTCGACGCACCGATCGACAAGGCGTTCGCGTTGTTCGTCGGCCGCTTCGACGCCATCAAGCCCCGCGACCACAACCTGCTGGCGGTACCCATCGCGGAGACGGTGTTCGAAACCCATGTGGGCGGCCACATCTACGACGTGGGCACCGACGGCAGCACGTGCCGGTGGGCGCGCGTGCTGGCCTACGAACCACCGGGCCGAGTGCTGTTCTCGTGGGACATCGGGCCGACGTGGCAGGTCGAATCGGATCCCGGCAAGACCAGCGAGGTCGAGGTGCGGTTCACCGCCGAGTCCGACGGCCGCACGCGCGTCGACCTGGAGCACCGGCACCTGGAACGCCACGGCGCCGGCTGGCGGTCGGTGGCCGACGGTGTCGACGGCGAGGCCGGCTGGCCGTTGTACCTGAACCGGTACCACGACATCGTCGCCGAAGAGGCGTGA
- a CDS encoding IS110 family RNA-guided transposase, with the protein MAEDQVWAGVDVGKEHHWVCVVDGNGNVVLSRKVVNDEHTMRDLVAEIDKLAGEVSWTVDLSNVFAALLLTVLADAGKTVRYLAGRQVWQASVTYRGGESKTDAKDARVIADQSRMRGEDLPVLRPGDDLITELRMLTAHRADLVADRTRTINRLRQQLLAVCPALERVAELTQDRGWAVLLAHYQRPKAIRRTGVSRLTKVLAAAGVRNAATIAAAAVTASKAQTVRLAGEDVGAGLVAELAQGVMNLDERIKHTDADIEERFRRHPLAEVITSLPGIGFRLGAEFLAVVGDPALLESPDQLAAWAGLAPVAKDSGKRTGRLHTPKRYSRRLRRVMYMSALTAIRCDPASKAYYQRKRDQGKRPIPATICLARRRVNVLYALIRDNRTWQPNTPQITTAAA; encoded by the coding sequence ATGGCCGAAGACCAGGTGTGGGCTGGGGTCGACGTCGGCAAAGAACACCACTGGGTGTGCGTCGTGGACGGCAACGGCAACGTGGTGTTGTCGCGCAAGGTCGTCAACGATGAACACACGATGCGTGACCTGGTCGCCGAGATCGACAAGCTCGCCGGTGAGGTGTCCTGGACAGTGGACTTGAGCAACGTGTTTGCCGCCCTGCTGTTGACGGTGCTGGCCGATGCCGGCAAGACGGTGCGGTACCTTGCGGGCCGGCAAGTGTGGCAGGCCTCGGTCACCTACCGCGGTGGTGAGTCCAAGACCGATGCCAAAGATGCCCGGGTCATCGCCGATCAATCCCGGATGCGCGGCGAGGACCTTCCGGTCCTGCGTCCCGGCGACGATCTGATCACCGAACTGCGGATGCTCACCGCCCATCGCGCTGATCTGGTCGCCGACCGAACCCGGACCATCAACCGGCTGCGCCAACAACTGCTGGCCGTGTGCCCGGCCCTCGAACGCGTCGCTGAGCTGACCCAGGACCGTGGTTGGGCAGTGCTGCTGGCGCATTACCAACGACCGAAAGCGATTCGCCGAACCGGTGTTTCGCGGCTGACCAAAGTATTGGCGGCAGCGGGAGTACGCAACGCTGCCACGATCGCGGCAGCGGCGGTGACGGCCTCTAAGGCCCAGACCGTCCGCCTGGCCGGTGAGGACGTCGGTGCAGGATTGGTCGCCGAACTGGCCCAGGGGGTGATGAACCTCGATGAGCGCATCAAACACACCGACGCGGACATCGAGGAACGATTTCGCCGCCATCCGCTCGCCGAGGTGATCACCAGCCTGCCTGGTATCGGCTTCCGGCTCGGCGCCGAATTCCTCGCGGTGGTCGGCGACCCCGCTCTGCTCGAATCGCCCGACCAGCTCGCCGCCTGGGCCGGGCTGGCTCCGGTAGCCAAAGACTCCGGTAAACGCACCGGCCGGCTGCACACCCCCAAGCGCTACAGTCGTCGACTGCGCCGCGTCATGTACATGTCCGCGCTGACCGCGATCCGCTGCGACCCCGCATCCAAGGCGTATTACCAGCGCAAACGGGACCAAGGCAAGCGGCCGATCCCGGCCACCATTTGCCTGGCCCGCCGACGGGTCAATGTCCTCTACGCGCTCATCCGCGACAACAGAACCTGGCAGCCCAACACGCCTCAGATCACCACTGCGGCGGCTTGA